One Syntrophorhabdaceae bacterium DNA window includes the following coding sequences:
- the dacB gene encoding D-alanyl-D-alanine carboxypeptidase/D-alanyl-D-alanine-endopeptidase — protein MKTIDALLQITDRPLRRAVETISAIVLSALLFLIPFSEVTAAETTKIAKLKKELSQMVKEEAFESSELGIAVEWARTGEPLFTLNQKKRFIPASNMKLFTSAAALLSLSPDFTYETKVMTDAAVESGVLKGNLIIVASGDPTISGYFNHNNPTEVFEAWADSLIRAGINQIEGDIIVDNSYFNDSPFGMGWRIDDMDRCYSVPRDAFSFNNNCLALTISPAGSSGAPATVEIEPMTRYMKILNAAVTADSRESFDVGVAYGADPYTIVVSGVVPVNHGNSVKYLSVKNPAEFGAFVFKESLTMKGVALHGKIVCLQGECSQIRDFGPLPTGVSASSLRTLAVYRSPKLSEILKVINRISNNLYTEQLFLTLARENQRQGDSAQAMKTVRDILAKAGLDTRGLFMADGSGLSRLNLITPEQTVSLLRIMAANAYFNVFYDSLASPGQEGTLKNWPHEALSSPIRAKTGTMMHVRNLSGYVTTSDGELIAFSFLCNNYDGDRTVVDGLYNRILQKLSSFSRRQNLHVSAFNARARTRHQVRPR, from the coding sequence GTGAAAACGATAGATGCCTTGTTGCAAATTACTGACAGGCCCTTGAGGCGAGCCGTAGAAACTATTTCGGCGATCGTGCTGTCAGCGCTCCTTTTTTTAATACCCTTCAGCGAGGTCACAGCGGCTGAAACCACAAAGATTGCAAAGCTTAAGAAAGAACTGTCTCAGATGGTAAAGGAAGAGGCATTTGAGTCCAGCGAACTCGGGATCGCGGTCGAGTGGGCAAGAACCGGCGAGCCGCTCTTTACGCTCAACCAAAAAAAACGCTTCATCCCTGCATCGAATATGAAGCTTTTCACGTCTGCTGCAGCCCTCTTATCTCTGTCGCCCGATTTTACCTATGAAACGAAGGTAATGACTGATGCCGCCGTCGAATCAGGGGTCCTCAAGGGAAACTTGATTATAGTCGCTTCCGGTGATCCGACTATATCCGGCTATTTTAACCACAATAACCCCACAGAAGTCTTTGAGGCGTGGGCCGATTCGCTTATACGAGCAGGCATCAATCAGATCGAGGGCGATATTATTGTAGACAACTCTTATTTCAATGACAGTCCTTTTGGAATGGGCTGGCGCATAGATGATATGGATCGCTGTTATTCGGTCCCAAGAGACGCCTTTTCATTCAACAATAATTGCCTCGCCCTTACTATATCCCCGGCAGGAAGCTCAGGCGCACCCGCCACGGTAGAAATCGAGCCTATGACCCGGTATATGAAAATCCTGAACGCCGCCGTGACTGCCGATTCACGCGAAAGCTTTGACGTTGGGGTAGCTTACGGGGCAGATCCATATACGATTGTTGTATCGGGTGTTGTCCCTGTCAATCACGGAAATTCCGTGAAATATTTGTCCGTGAAAAATCCGGCTGAGTTCGGCGCATTTGTTTTTAAAGAAAGTTTGACCATGAAAGGTGTGGCGCTCCACGGAAAAATAGTCTGCCTGCAGGGTGAATGTTCCCAAATTAGAGATTTCGGCCCGCTACCTACCGGCGTGTCCGCATCATCCCTGCGCACTCTTGCCGTCTACCGTTCCCCTAAACTATCCGAAATTCTCAAGGTCATAAACAGAATCAGCAATAATCTCTATACCGAACAATTGTTTCTCACGCTCGCCAGAGAGAATCAGAGACAGGGCGACTCTGCGCAGGCTATGAAAACCGTCAGGGATATCCTCGCCAAAGCCGGACTCGATACGCGAGGGCTCTTCATGGCAGACGGTTCCGGGCTCTCGCGGCTTAATCTCATTACACCGGAACAGACCGTTAGCCTCCTCCGTATCATGGCGGCAAACGCCTATTTTAACGTGTTCTATGATTCTCTTGCGAGCCCCGGTCAAGAGGGCACTCTGAAGAACTGGCCGCATGAAGCGCTTTCCTCCCCGATCCGTGCGAAAACGGGGACAATGATGCACGTGAGAAACCTCTCAGGCTACGTCACTACATCGGACGGTGAGCTCATCGCCTTCTCATTCCTCTGCAACAACTATGATGGCGACAGAACGGTTGTCGACGGTCTTTACAACCGCATTCTTCAGAAACTCTCAAGCTTTTCCCGAAGGCAGAATCTGCATGTAAGCGCTTTTAATGCACGTGCGCGCACGCGCCATCAGGTTCGACCCAGGTAG
- a CDS encoding glycosyltransferase family 39 protein, whose protein sequence is MTKDRQIKQILALLILSYAVLFYGIGDYSLKEPDEGRYAEIPREMNELHDYIVPHLNYVRYFEKPPLLYWVDALSFKVLRTNEWSFRFPNALSALLCVLFLFIFARRWLGRESAFLSSIILITCFGFFAMARIVTIDMLFTLCLFLALLSFHEFYRERKPFFIYLFYAVLGAATLAKGPVALILLGATILIFLVTEHNLHFVPEMRLIRGLAIYLVITLPWIVAISFREKEFLYFFFVDQHFLRFLTSRHNRSGPIYYFLPVLFGGMFPWSIFIPRAMAHLFRDKSLRLMVIWAAVVFVFFSISGSKLPPYILPVFPPLAMVLGHFFQEKWGSLANRWAEGLVYAFIFLIFALAAALLSFSPLSAYVKNMSTDAPLIMKNLALFSIWISLCSFIAGFLFLSGGLTRYSRIVILLSFFSFAVVCGILLNLGVVDRLNTAKNLAVMINQEKAKADYVIDYSSYDQTLPFYMRRGITIASYTGELEMGAKYEDAKDIFISDAAFLDLVSSEKNVLFVTKQKRIKTLEEHFPGRIHVRACENDRCLVANY, encoded by the coding sequence ATGACGAAAGACCGACAAATAAAACAAATCCTCGCGCTTCTCATCCTCTCTTATGCCGTTCTGTTCTACGGCATAGGCGACTATTCCCTGAAAGAACCCGATGAAGGAAGATACGCGGAGATACCCCGCGAGATGAACGAACTCCACGACTACATCGTGCCCCATCTCAACTACGTCAGGTATTTCGAAAAGCCACCTCTGCTCTATTGGGTCGACGCGTTGTCGTTTAAAGTGTTGCGCACAAACGAATGGTCCTTCAGGTTCCCTAATGCGCTCAGTGCCCTGCTCTGTGTTCTTTTTCTTTTTATCTTCGCCCGGCGATGGCTCGGCCGGGAGTCGGCGTTTCTGTCGTCCATCATACTCATCACCTGTTTCGGCTTTTTTGCTATGGCGAGAATTGTTACCATCGACATGCTTTTCACGCTCTGTCTGTTCCTCGCGCTCCTCTCCTTCCATGAGTTCTATAGGGAAAGGAAACCTTTCTTCATCTATCTCTTTTATGCAGTCCTTGGCGCCGCAACCCTGGCAAAGGGGCCTGTAGCCCTTATATTGCTCGGCGCTACAATCCTCATTTTCCTTGTTACCGAGCATAACCTTCATTTTGTACCGGAGATGAGACTGATACGGGGTCTCGCTATCTACCTCGTCATCACGCTCCCCTGGATTGTAGCCATATCATTCAGGGAAAAGGAGTTCCTCTATTTTTTCTTTGTGGACCAGCACTTCCTCAGATTCCTGACGTCAAGACATAACAGGAGCGGCCCCATTTACTATTTCCTTCCGGTTTTGTTCGGAGGCATGTTTCCCTGGTCTATATTCATACCACGGGCCATGGCGCACCTCTTTAGGGATAAAAGTCTCAGACTCATGGTGATCTGGGCCGCCGTTGTCTTCGTCTTCTTCAGTATATCGGGGTCAAAGCTGCCGCCGTATATCCTGCCCGTATTTCCGCCGCTTGCCATGGTACTCGGCCACTTCTTCCAGGAAAAATGGGGGTCCTTAGCGAACAGATGGGCCGAAGGTCTCGTTTATGCGTTCATTTTTCTCATTTTCGCGCTGGCCGCAGCGCTTCTTTCTTTCTCTCCTTTGAGTGCGTACGTAAAGAACATGTCGACCGATGCGCCCCTCATCATGAAGAACCTCGCTCTTTTTTCCATATGGATATCCCTTTGCTCTTTCATTGCAGGCTTTTTGTTTCTGTCCGGAGGCCTAACCAGGTATTCACGGATTGTTATCCTTCTTTCGTTTTTTTCATTTGCCGTGGTGTGTGGGATACTTCTCAACCTCGGCGTGGTTGACAGACTGAACACAGCCAAAAACCTCGCCGTCATGATCAATCAGGAAAAGGCCAAGGCAGACTATGTCATCGACTATTCATCCTATGACCAGACGCTTCCCTTTTATATGAGGCGTGGCATTACCATAGCCTCGTATACGGGAGAGCTCGAGATGGGCGCCAAGTATGAAGACGCAAAGGACATTTTTATCAGCGATGCGGCGTTTCTCGATCTCGTCTCGTCAGAAAAGAACGTCCTTTTTGTGACAAAGCAAAAGAGGATAAAGACTCTTGAAGAACACTTCCCAGGACGGATCCATGTGCGCGCATGTGAAAACGATAGATGCCTTGTTGCAAATTACTGA
- a CDS encoding AAA family ATPase: protein MVFVVVGMPASGKNIARLYAEERLIPYFATGDIVRREIAKRGLNASAENTSIVSTEMRGEDGMGVTRMALSAALACESPIVFVEGMRSWPEIELIRSETGCLVIAFVTPRQTRRDRMKSRARADDLPSAFDERDLREIAYGTAVPVALADAYILNTGTMDEALADLDALVKTSTPEPLRATSVK, encoded by the coding sequence ATGGTTTTCGTTGTCGTGGGAATGCCTGCATCGGGCAAGAACATAGCCCGCCTCTACGCGGAGGAACGCTTGATCCCGTACTTTGCGACGGGCGATATCGTGCGCCGGGAGATCGCGAAAAGAGGCCTTAACGCGAGCGCGGAAAACACCAGCATTGTCTCTACCGAAATGCGGGGTGAAGATGGCATGGGTGTTACCCGAATGGCGCTTTCGGCGGCTCTTGCATGCGAGAGTCCCATTGTTTTTGTGGAAGGGATGCGCTCATGGCCCGAAATTGAGCTGATCCGCAGTGAGACCGGCTGTCTCGTTATCGCATTTGTCACCCCGCGACAGACAAGGCGTGACCGGATGAAATCGCGCGCCAGAGCGGATGACCTCCCCTCGGCCTTTGATGAAAGGGATTTACGAGAAATAGCGTACGGGACAGCCGTCCCTGTGGCTCTCGCCGACGCATATATACTCAACACGGGCACCATGGATGAGGCCCTGGCCGACCTCGATGCCCTGGTCAAAACATCCACACCAGAACCGTTGAGGGCCACATCGGTTAAATGA
- a CDS encoding ribonuclease HI family protein: MMAWEIYVDGASSGNPGDSGAGIYIRDGNGREVLQESISLGTMTNNMAEYEALVRGLHKAIEYAARDVIVYTDSQLVANQVTGAYKIHNDRMRQYVLEVKKIVGNFDHFAIQYIPRERNRIADKLAKNGIQKG, translated from the coding sequence ATGATGGCCTGGGAGATTTACGTAGACGGGGCTTCCTCCGGCAATCCGGGAGATTCCGGCGCGGGTATCTATATCCGCGACGGCAACGGGCGGGAGGTACTTCAAGAGAGCATTTCTCTCGGAACCATGACGAACAATATGGCTGAATATGAGGCGCTCGTCAGGGGCTTGCATAAGGCCATAGAATATGCTGCAAGAGATGTCATCGTTTATACCGATTCTCAGCTCGTGGCAAATCAGGTAACCGGTGCATACAAAATACATAACGATAGAATGCGGCAATATGTGCTTGAGGTAAAAAAAATTGTGGGCAATTTCGACCATTTTGCAATACAATATATACCAAGGGAACGTAACAGGATTGCCGATAAGCTTGCGAAGAATGGTATACAAAAAGGGTAG
- a CDS encoding C4-type zinc ribbon domain-containing protein, protein MEQELSTIYEAQKIELQIIEKERKLSYAPKAIQKMDEELNGLKTKAEKEKEIIEELEKERKKKEKELEVDKDKIKKLEAKLYEVKTNKEYQAMLKEIETVKAANDQIEEDVLVLMDKVEDLKKDQVSSAAHLKKREKEIEAEKGKIEKEMQSVDKIIEKLKTERDNLLSVVSDRLRSIYRMLAEKRNGVAVVNVKGGVCLGCYMNIPPQLFIEVTKNKELIQCPSCNRILYFIENE, encoded by the coding sequence GTGGAGCAAGAATTAAGCACCATCTATGAAGCACAGAAAATTGAACTGCAGATAATCGAGAAGGAACGCAAATTATCCTATGCCCCAAAAGCAATACAAAAAATGGATGAGGAGTTGAACGGCCTAAAAACCAAAGCAGAAAAAGAGAAAGAGATCATCGAGGAGCTTGAAAAAGAGCGCAAAAAGAAAGAAAAGGAACTGGAAGTCGATAAGGATAAAATCAAGAAACTCGAAGCCAAGCTCTACGAAGTAAAAACAAATAAAGAATACCAGGCCATGCTCAAAGAGATAGAGACGGTCAAGGCAGCTAATGATCAGATTGAAGAGGATGTCCTCGTCTTAATGGATAAAGTGGAAGATTTAAAGAAAGACCAGGTCTCTTCCGCAGCACATCTCAAGAAAAGGGAGAAAGAGATCGAAGCGGAGAAAGGTAAGATTGAAAAAGAGATGCAATCCGTGGACAAGATCATAGAAAAACTTAAGACGGAACGGGATAATCTTTTATCCGTTGTGAGCGACCGACTGAGGTCCATCTACAGGATGCTCGCGGAAAAAAGAAACGGAGTCGCGGTCGTCAATGTAAAAGGCGGGGTCTGTCTCGGCTGTTACATGAATATACCCCCTCAGCTCTTCATCGAGGTCACGAAGAATAAAGAACTCATACAGTGTCCGAGTTGCAACAGGATACTCTATTTCATAGAAAACGAATGA
- a CDS encoding NADP-dependent malic enzyme, with protein MKNSKVTKEELIANAKKPAQDAMKMHPYYKGKIEVVPKCVIRDINDFAIWYTPGVAEPCKEIHAHPEKVFEYTNKANMVGIVTDGTRVLGLGDIGPLAGLPVMEGKALLFKYLGGVDAFPICLDTKDPDEIIRTVKIIAPAFGGINLEDIENPKCFYVLEKLRAEAPIPVWHDDQQGTAAVTLAGLINALKVVKKKLSDAKITMIGIGAANVCIVRMLIKAGADPKKIIVVDSKGILNRKRDDIEPARKEKIELCQMTNGENRDGGIGEAMKGQDVVIALSKQGPDVIEKAWVAGMADNAVVFVCANPIPEMWPWDAKEAGARIVATGRSDFPNQVNNSIGFPAIFRGTLDVMARTITDEMCIAAAMELARCAEDKGLSEDYLLPTMDEWEVFPREATAVGKKAMEQKVARLNLSEKELFAMAEAKIKRARDEVGLLMEKGIIVPYSE; from the coding sequence ATGAAGAATTCAAAAGTGACCAAGGAAGAACTCATAGCAAATGCAAAGAAACCGGCTCAGGATGCCATGAAAATGCATCCCTACTACAAGGGCAAGATCGAGGTCGTGCCTAAATGTGTCATCAGAGACATCAATGATTTTGCCATATGGTACACGCCGGGGGTAGCTGAACCGTGCAAAGAAATCCACGCTCATCCCGAGAAGGTTTTTGAATATACCAACAAGGCCAATATGGTGGGGATAGTGACGGACGGGACAAGGGTCCTGGGCTTAGGCGATATAGGGCCTCTGGCCGGACTGCCCGTTATGGAGGGGAAGGCGTTACTCTTTAAGTACCTGGGCGGTGTAGATGCTTTTCCTATCTGCCTCGATACAAAAGACCCCGATGAAATCATACGCACGGTCAAGATCATAGCGCCTGCTTTTGGAGGCATAAACCTGGAAGATATAGAGAACCCCAAATGCTTCTATGTGCTCGAAAAACTCCGGGCGGAAGCGCCCATTCCCGTTTGGCACGACGACCAGCAGGGGACCGCGGCGGTGACCCTTGCAGGACTTATCAATGCCCTGAAGGTTGTCAAAAAGAAGTTGAGTGACGCGAAAATCACCATGATCGGCATAGGCGCTGCTAACGTGTGTATTGTAAGAATGCTCATTAAGGCGGGGGCGGACCCCAAAAAGATCATTGTTGTGGATAGCAAGGGTATTCTCAACAGAAAAAGGGATGATATAGAGCCTGCCCGAAAGGAAAAGATAGAGCTCTGTCAGATGACAAACGGTGAGAACAGGGATGGCGGCATCGGCGAAGCCATGAAGGGCCAGGATGTGGTTATCGCCCTTTCAAAACAAGGCCCTGACGTGATTGAAAAGGCCTGGGTCGCTGGCATGGCGGACAACGCGGTTGTATTTGTGTGCGCTAACCCCATACCCGAAATGTGGCCATGGGATGCCAAAGAAGCGGGCGCGCGAATAGTTGCCACGGGCAGGAGTGATTTTCCCAATCAGGTCAATAATTCCATAGGCTTTCCGGCAATATTCAGAGGTACCCTTGACGTTATGGCGCGGACTATTACGGACGAGATGTGTATTGCCGCCGCCATGGAATTGGCGCGCTGCGCTGAAGATAAAGGTTTGAGCGAGGACTATCTCCTCCCCACTATGGATGAATGGGAGGTATTCCCCAGGGAAGCAACCGCCGTTGGCAAAAAGGCCATGGAACAGAAGGTGGCACGCCTTAATTTGAGTGAAAAAGAACTGTTTGCCATGGCCGAGGCCAAGATAAAAAGGGCGAGAGACGAGGTAGGGCTTCTCATGGAAAAAGGCATCATCGTTCCCTATTCGGAGTGA
- a CDS encoding fumarate hydratase, with translation MREIDSEKIISAVEALFIDANINLSQGILDAIGDAVEREESPQGKEVLRELLHNAEIAGAEKLPVCQDTGLAVTFVELGQDVHITGGSLSDAVTEGARRAYRKGYLRKSCCHPLTRKNTGDNTPPIIHMKIVPGDAIKITAMPKGGGSENYGEVRMLTPAEGKEGIRRFALEMVEKGGPNPCPPIIVGVGIGGNLETAAGLSKQALMRPLGIRHEESDIAALEMEILHDINRTGIGPQGYGGTVTALEVHVEIMPCHIASLPVAVNIQCHAHRLKEIVL, from the coding sequence ATGCGGGAGATTGACAGTGAAAAGATCATCTCAGCCGTAGAAGCCCTGTTTATCGACGCCAATATTAACCTGTCGCAGGGTATTCTGGACGCTATAGGCGATGCCGTTGAACGGGAGGAATCTCCCCAGGGAAAAGAAGTCTTGAGAGAGCTGCTCCACAACGCCGAGATCGCGGGAGCAGAAAAACTCCCTGTGTGCCAGGACACTGGCTTGGCCGTCACGTTTGTCGAGTTGGGACAAGATGTGCATATTACCGGTGGAAGCCTTTCCGACGCCGTTACCGAGGGAGCGAGGAGGGCCTACCGGAAAGGATATCTGCGAAAATCCTGTTGCCATCCACTCACAAGGAAGAATACGGGAGACAATACACCTCCTATTATACATATGAAAATCGTCCCCGGTGACGCGATAAAGATTACCGCCATGCCCAAGGGTGGTGGAAGTGAGAACTACGGTGAAGTGCGGATGTTAACCCCTGCGGAGGGGAAGGAAGGTATTAGAAGATTCGCCCTCGAAATGGTCGAAAAGGGGGGACCGAATCCCTGTCCGCCGATCATAGTGGGCGTGGGTATCGGCGGTAATCTGGAGACAGCGGCCGGGCTTTCAAAGCAGGCGTTGATGCGACCTTTGGGCATAAGGCACGAGGAAAGCGACATTGCCGCTCTCGAGATGGAGATCCTTCACGATATAAATAGGACAGGGATTGGACCTCAGGGTTACGGGGGAACGGTAACCGCGCTGGAGGTCCATGTCGAGATCATGCCGTGTCACATAGCATCCCTCCCGGTTGCCGTAAACATACAATGCCATGCACATCGGTTGAAAGAGATCGTACTGTAG
- a CDS encoding Fe-S-containing hydro-lyase, whose protein sequence is MDIKKINAPLSDQVTRELTTGEKVLLSGYIYTARDTAHKRFMEVLKSGEKLPFETKGQVIYYCGPSPAAPGRVIGACGPTTSSRMDVYTPQLLALGLKGMIGKGKRSPAVREALKKFQAVYFGATGGAGALLAQHVISSEVVAYEDLGPEAVLKLGVRDMPLFVINDIYGNDLYEQGMERYRK, encoded by the coding sequence GTGGATATAAAAAAGATTAACGCTCCTCTCAGCGATCAGGTTACAAGGGAACTTACAACCGGTGAAAAGGTGCTTTTGAGTGGTTATATTTATACGGCACGGGATACGGCCCACAAAAGGTTCATGGAGGTCCTGAAGTCAGGCGAAAAGCTGCCTTTTGAGACAAAGGGCCAGGTCATTTACTATTGTGGACCCTCGCCGGCTGCCCCGGGAAGGGTCATCGGGGCGTGCGGTCCCACGACCAGCTCGAGAATGGATGTGTATACGCCCCAACTGCTGGCGCTCGGTTTAAAAGGCATGATCGGTAAGGGAAAACGTTCGCCTGCGGTGAGAGAGGCGTTAAAGAAGTTTCAGGCGGTCTATTTCGGGGCGACGGGTGGGGCAGGCGCTCTTCTGGCTCAACATGTTATCTCCTCGGAGGTCGTAGCCTATGAAGATCTTGGGCCCGAGGCCGTTCTCAAACTGGGGGTTAGAGACATGCCGCTTTTTGTCATAAATGATATCTATGGCAATGACCTTTATGAGCAAGGTATGGAGCGATACCGCAAATGA
- a CDS encoding inositol-3-phosphate synthase, producing MMMREIRVAVTGIGNCASSLIQGLHYYAGRQKEMIGLMHYDICGYKPADIRIVAAFDVDKRKVGKPLEQAIFSSPNCTKTITKDIPRSNVTVSMGHVLDGVSPHMKEYPPERTFIVSKDSPCDVVKTLKERQVEILINYLPVGSEKAARYYAQCCLESGVSFVNCIPVFIASDKEWANKFKQKKIPVIGDDVKSQIGATIIHRTLTKLFSDRGVTIDRTYQLNTGGNTDFLNMLNRDRLVSKKISKTEAVQSMLDMPLLPENIHIGPSDYVPWQKDNKVCFMRLEGRIFGDIPIDLELRLSVEDSPNSAGCMIDAIRCCKVARDRRVGGVLESISAYTMKHPIHQYPDEIARTMVEQFIRGERER from the coding sequence ATGATGATGCGGGAAATTCGTGTTGCTGTGACAGGCATCGGTAACTGTGCAAGTTCGCTCATTCAAGGGCTTCACTATTACGCAGGCAGACAGAAGGAAATGATAGGCCTCATGCACTACGATATCTGTGGGTACAAACCGGCGGATATCAGAATCGTCGCTGCCTTCGACGTGGACAAGAGAAAAGTCGGAAAACCCCTTGAACAGGCAATCTTTTCTTCACCCAATTGCACAAAAACCATCACGAAAGATATCCCGCGGTCAAACGTGACGGTATCGATGGGGCACGTTCTTGACGGTGTCTCGCCTCACATGAAAGAGTATCCTCCGGAACGTACCTTCATCGTTTCTAAAGATAGTCCCTGCGACGTGGTAAAAACGCTTAAGGAGAGACAGGTTGAGATTCTTATTAATTATCTGCCTGTGGGCTCTGAAAAAGCGGCCCGGTATTACGCCCAGTGTTGTCTCGAAAGCGGCGTTAGCTTCGTAAACTGCATCCCCGTATTTATCGCATCGGACAAGGAATGGGCAAACAAATTCAAGCAGAAGAAGATTCCTGTTATCGGTGATGACGTGAAGTCTCAGATTGGTGCCACAATTATTCACAGGACCCTTACAAAGCTGTTCAGCGACAGAGGCGTCACCATCGACAGGACATATCAGTTGAATACCGGTGGGAACACAGATTTTCTCAATATGCTGAACAGAGATCGTCTCGTTTCCAAAAAGATTTCCAAGACTGAGGCCGTCCAATCGATGCTCGACATGCCCCTGCTTCCCGAGAATATTCATATCGGCCCCTCAGACTACGTGCCATGGCAAAAGGACAATAAAGTCTGCTTCATGCGTCTGGAGGGCAGAATTTTCGGCGATATACCGATCGATCTTGAGCTACGACTCTCCGTAGAAGATTCCCCTAACAGCGCCGGATGTATGATTGACGCCATCAGATGCTGCAAGGTTGCTCGCGACAGACGCGTAGGCGGCGTTCTTGAATCAATATCCGCTTATACCATGAAACATCCTATCCATCAGTACCCTGACGAGATTGCCCGCACCATGGTGGAGCAGTTCATACGAGGCGAGAGAGAAAGATAG
- a CDS encoding CDP-alcohol phosphatidyltransferase family protein codes for MSPRRRYCLISLKLNHSLDPLILKVYRFVLRDRKVNPNTLTVWGTVLGFASSICIACGWFLSGALLLLMSGFFDLLDGALARDTDSVTSFGGFLDSVLDRYTDLAVMGGIFVFFVLHGSVRYSVVTFVATIGTAVIPYARARAEAASIRCRSGLLERPERVILLLVGLFLPPLLPSVILVLAVLTHVTVIQRIVHVRRAVGR; via the coding sequence GTGAGCCCCAGAAGAAGGTATTGCCTGATAAGCTTGAAACTCAATCATTCTCTTGATCCGCTTATTCTTAAGGTCTACCGTTTTGTCCTGAGGGACAGGAAGGTCAATCCCAATACCCTCACCGTCTGGGGCACGGTTCTTGGATTTGCTTCATCAATCTGCATCGCTTGCGGATGGTTCTTGTCCGGCGCTCTGCTGCTTCTTATGTCGGGGTTCTTTGATCTGCTCGATGGGGCGCTCGCTCGCGACACCGATAGCGTCACCAGTTTCGGAGGCTTTCTCGATTCAGTGCTCGACCGCTATACCGATCTCGCTGTGATGGGCGGGATATTCGTGTTCTTTGTCTTGCACGGTTCCGTGCGCTACTCCGTTGTGACATTCGTGGCAACCATCGGTACCGCCGTCATACCCTACGCGAGGGCAAGGGCAGAAGCGGCTTCTATTCGATGCAGGTCAGGTCTGTTGGAGAGACCGGAGCGGGTTATACTCCTACTCGTAGGCCTTTTTTTGCCGCCATTGTTGCCCTCCGTGATTCTGGTTCTGGCTGTTTTGACTCACGTGACGGTCATTCAACGCATAGTTCATGTGAGAAGAGCGGTCGGCAGATAA
- the ispG gene encoding flavodoxin-dependent (E)-4-hydroxy-3-methylbut-2-enyl-diphosphate synthase, whose product MTKRKRTKKIKVGNVFVGGDSPIVVQSMLKTDPEDFQATLSQTRELKKAGCELVRIALPQEETCKIIPFLKKEVDIPIIGDVHFNHKIALRAMELGVDAVRINPGTINNVHKVQEVANAARDTKTPIRIGMNTGSIEKRILKRYKKPSADAMVESALYYTKLFEDAGWTELKVSLKASDIYQTVEAYKKFAKQSHYPLHVGITEAGPIFSGAIKSAIGIGILLYEGIGDTIRVSLTGNPVFEVIAAYHILRDMGLRKRGINIISCPTCGRCKTRNLMDIVQEFEQEITDFDDYLNVAIMGCEVNGPGEAKEADIGIAFGANKAILFKKGTVVKTGISKELAKNVLKEEIHNMIT is encoded by the coding sequence ATGACAAAAAGAAAACGAACAAAGAAGATCAAGGTAGGCAACGTGTTCGTGGGCGGAGACAGTCCGATCGTTGTCCAGTCCATGTTGAAGACCGATCCGGAGGATTTCCAGGCTACGCTTAGCCAGACGAGAGAGCTAAAGAAGGCCGGATGCGAGCTCGTACGAATTGCCCTGCCCCAGGAAGAAACCTGCAAGATCATTCCTTTCTTGAAGAAAGAGGTGGACATACCGATTATTGGGGATGTTCATTTCAATCATAAAATAGCACTCAGGGCAATGGAACTTGGTGTGGACGCCGTCAGAATCAACCCCGGCACGATCAATAATGTCCACAAGGTGCAGGAAGTGGCCAACGCGGCGAGGGATACAAAAACACCCATCAGGATAGGCATGAATACCGGGTCCATCGAGAAACGGATTCTGAAACGGTACAAAAAGCCCTCGGCTGATGCAATGGTGGAGAGCGCTCTCTACTACACGAAACTCTTTGAAGATGCCGGTTGGACGGAACTCAAGGTATCGCTCAAGGCCTCAGACATTTACCAAACCGTCGAGGCCTACAAGAAATTCGCAAAACAGTCTCATTATCCGCTACACGTCGGCATTACCGAGGCGGGACCTATATTTTCCGGGGCCATCAAGTCTGCGATCGGCATTGGCATTCTCCTGTATGAAGGAATCGGCGACACCATAAGGGTCTCCCTCACGGGTAATCCCGTCTTTGAAGTTATTGCCGCATATCATATTCTGCGTGATATGGGCCTCAGAAAAAGAGGGATTAACATCATATCCTGTCCCACCTGTGGAAGGTGCAAAACACGAAACCTTATGGACATCGTGCAAGAGTTCGAACAGGAGATTACCGACTTTGATGACTATCTGAATGTGGCCATCATGGGCTGCGAGGTCAACGGCCCGGGCGAGGCAAAGGAGGCCGATATCGGTATCGCCTTCGGAGCGAACAAAGCCATCCTCTTCAAGAAGGGAACTGTGGTCAAGACAGGTATATCCAAAGAACTGGCCAAGAATGTCCTCAAAGAAGAAATCCACAACATGATAACCTGA